A section of the Malaclemys terrapin pileata isolate rMalTer1 chromosome 15, rMalTer1.hap1, whole genome shotgun sequence genome encodes:
- the LOC128823036 gene encoding zinc finger protein OZF-like isoform X1, with protein sequence MLRDCDQSGQFQPLFQPEACTENIIRATLLCTPLVRSELQDNPTGDGMVSENEEQNPQQEDAEHVEAYGALSQRSEGNVSMSCGQGKGCETQHRPEREQGTEPREKEGNCQGSHKETTAQQSIPTSERDHTRPEWGENVGNPSAVLRHERICDREPSHQCGECGKTFHRNAHLIRHQRVHTGNRPFKCLECGKSFSVSSNLITHQTIHTGNRPFSCSECGKSFNRRSNLITHWRIHMGKKPFTCSECGKSFTDSSNLIRHQRTHTGERPYECCECGKSFTDSSDLIRHQRTHTGERPYECCECGKSFSRSSTLIRHQRIHTGETPYKCCECGKSFSVSSNLITHWRIHTGHRPFTCSDCGKSFTDSSNLTQHQRIHMGENPYRCAECGKSFTQSSALIAHQRIHTGERPYECCECGKTFSVSSALVAHQRLHTGERPYKCSECGKSFSVSSTLIIHQRIHTGERPYRCSECGKSFNQSSHLVRHQSLHRGDKHHKNLV encoded by the exons ATGCTAAGGGACTGCGATCAGTCAGGACAATTTCAACCGTTGTTTCAGCCTGAGGCCTGCACAGAAAATATTATCCGAGCAACCCTGCTCTGCACTCCCCTGGTGCGCAGTGAATTGCAAGACAATCCGA caggtgatgggatggtgagtgagaatgaggagcAGAACCCTCAGCAGGAAGACGCTGAGCACGTGGAAGCATATGGGGCGTTATCGCAAAGATCTGAAGGGAATGTGTCCATGAGTTGTGGGCAGGGAAAAGGTTGTGAGACTCAGCACAGGCCAGAAagggagcagggaactgagccAAGGGAGAAAGAGGGTAATTGTCAGGGAAGTCACAAGGAAACCACAGCCCAGCAGAGCATCCCCACAAGTGAGAGAGACCACACACGCCCTGAGTGGGGAGAAAACGTCGGTAACCCTTCGGCTGTTCTTCGACACGAGAGAATCTGCGACAGAGAGCCATCCCACCAATGcggtgagtgcgggaaaaccttccaTCGGAACGCGCACCTGATTCGCCATCAGAGAGTGCACACGGGAAACCGACCCTTTAAATGCTTggaatgtgggaaaagcttcagcgtGAGCTCCAACCTGATCACCCACCAGACCATTCACACGGGCAATCGGCCCTTTTCGTGCTCCgagtgtgggaagagcttcaaCAGACGCTCAAACCTTATTACGCACTGGAGAATTCACATGGGAAAGAAGCCCTTTACATGCTCagaatgtgggaaaagcttcacggACAGCTCCAACCTTATCAGGCACCAGAGAACCCACACGggggagagaccctatgaatgctgcgagtgcgggaaaagcttcactgacAGCTCCGATCTTATCCGGCACCAGCGAACCCACACAGGGGAGCGACCCTATGAATGCtgcgagtgcgggaaaagcttcagtcggagcTCCACCCTTATTCggcatcagaggatccacacgggagagacgCCCTATAAGTGCTGCgaatgcgggaaaagcttcagcgTGAGCTCAAACCTTATTACACATTGGCGAATTCACACGGGGCATCGGCCCTTTACCTGTTCCGACTGCGGGAAAAGTTTCACTGACAGTTCCAACCTTACTCAGCATCAGAGAATACACATGGGAGAGAACCCCTATAGATGCgccgagtgcgggaaaagcttcactcagagctCGGCCCTTATTGcgcatcagaggatccacacgggAGAGCGCCCCTACGAATGCtgcgagtgcgggaaaaccttcagtGTTAGCTCAGCCCTTGTTGCGCATCAGAGACTCCACACGggggagagaccctataaatgctcggagtgcgggaaaagcttcagtgtgAGCTCAACCCTCATcatacatcagagaatccacacaggggaaagGCCCTATCGATGCtcggagtgtgggaaaagctttaatCAGAGCTCACACCTGGTTAGACACCAGAGTCTCCACAGGGGAGATAAGCACCATAAAAACCTTGTCTAA
- the LOC128823036 gene encoding zinc finger protein OZF-like isoform X3, with translation MQKNYENVTSLAGDGMVSENEEQNPQQEDAEHVEAYGALSQRSEGNVSMSCGQGKGCETQHRPEREQGTEPREKEGNCQGSHKETTAQQSIPTSERDHTRPEWGENVGNPSAVLRHERICDREPSHQCGECGKTFHRNAHLIRHQRVHTGNRPFKCLECGKSFSVSSNLITHQTIHTGNRPFSCSECGKSFNRRSNLITHWRIHMGKKPFTCSECGKSFTDSSNLIRHQRTHTGERPYECCECGKSFTDSSDLIRHQRTHTGERPYECCECGKSFSRSSTLIRHQRIHTGETPYKCCECGKSFSVSSNLITHWRIHTGHRPFTCSDCGKSFTDSSNLTQHQRIHMGENPYRCAECGKSFTQSSALIAHQRIHTGERPYECCECGKTFSVSSALVAHQRLHTGERPYKCSECGKSFSVSSTLIIHQRIHTGERPYRCSECGKSFNQSSHLVRHQSLHRGDKHHKNLV, from the exons ATGCAGAagaactatgagaatgtgacctcgctgg caggtgatgggatggtgagtgagaatgaggagcAGAACCCTCAGCAGGAAGACGCTGAGCACGTGGAAGCATATGGGGCGTTATCGCAAAGATCTGAAGGGAATGTGTCCATGAGTTGTGGGCAGGGAAAAGGTTGTGAGACTCAGCACAGGCCAGAAagggagcagggaactgagccAAGGGAGAAAGAGGGTAATTGTCAGGGAAGTCACAAGGAAACCACAGCCCAGCAGAGCATCCCCACAAGTGAGAGAGACCACACACGCCCTGAGTGGGGAGAAAACGTCGGTAACCCTTCGGCTGTTCTTCGACACGAGAGAATCTGCGACAGAGAGCCATCCCACCAATGcggtgagtgcgggaaaaccttccaTCGGAACGCGCACCTGATTCGCCATCAGAGAGTGCACACGGGAAACCGACCCTTTAAATGCTTggaatgtgggaaaagcttcagcgtGAGCTCCAACCTGATCACCCACCAGACCATTCACACGGGCAATCGGCCCTTTTCGTGCTCCgagtgtgggaagagcttcaaCAGACGCTCAAACCTTATTACGCACTGGAGAATTCACATGGGAAAGAAGCCCTTTACATGCTCagaatgtgggaaaagcttcacggACAGCTCCAACCTTATCAGGCACCAGAGAACCCACACGggggagagaccctatgaatgctgcgagtgcgggaaaagcttcactgacAGCTCCGATCTTATCCGGCACCAGCGAACCCACACAGGGGAGCGACCCTATGAATGCtgcgagtgcgggaaaagcttcagtcggagcTCCACCCTTATTCggcatcagaggatccacacgggagagacgCCCTATAAGTGCTGCgaatgcgggaaaagcttcagcgTGAGCTCAAACCTTATTACACATTGGCGAATTCACACGGGGCATCGGCCCTTTACCTGTTCCGACTGCGGGAAAAGTTTCACTGACAGTTCCAACCTTACTCAGCATCAGAGAATACACATGGGAGAGAACCCCTATAGATGCgccgagtgcgggaaaagcttcactcagagctCGGCCCTTATTGcgcatcagaggatccacacgggAGAGCGCCCCTACGAATGCtgcgagtgcgggaaaaccttcagtGTTAGCTCAGCCCTTGTTGCGCATCAGAGACTCCACACGggggagagaccctataaatgctcggagtgcgggaaaagcttcagtgtgAGCTCAACCCTCATcatacatcagagaatccacacaggggaaagGCCCTATCGATGCtcggagtgtgggaaaagctttaatCAGAGCTCACACCTGGTTAGACACCAGAGTCTCCACAGGGGAGATAAGCACCATAAAAACCTTGTCTAA
- the LOC128823036 gene encoding zinc finger protein OZF-like isoform X4, giving the protein MQKNYENVTSLGDGMVSENEEQNPQQEDAEHVEAYGALSQRSEGNVSMSCGQGKGCETQHRPEREQGTEPREKEGNCQGSHKETTAQQSIPTSERDHTRPEWGENVGNPSAVLRHERICDREPSHQCGECGKTFHRNAHLIRHQRVHTGNRPFKCLECGKSFSVSSNLITHQTIHTGNRPFSCSECGKSFNRRSNLITHWRIHMGKKPFTCSECGKSFTDSSNLIRHQRTHTGERPYECCECGKSFTDSSDLIRHQRTHTGERPYECCECGKSFSRSSTLIRHQRIHTGETPYKCCECGKSFSVSSNLITHWRIHTGHRPFTCSDCGKSFTDSSNLTQHQRIHMGENPYRCAECGKSFTQSSALIAHQRIHTGERPYECCECGKTFSVSSALVAHQRLHTGERPYKCSECGKSFSVSSTLIIHQRIHTGERPYRCSECGKSFNQSSHLVRHQSLHRGDKHHKNLV; this is encoded by the exons ATGCAGAagaactatgagaatgtgacctcgctgg gtgatgggatggtgagtgagaatgaggagcAGAACCCTCAGCAGGAAGACGCTGAGCACGTGGAAGCATATGGGGCGTTATCGCAAAGATCTGAAGGGAATGTGTCCATGAGTTGTGGGCAGGGAAAAGGTTGTGAGACTCAGCACAGGCCAGAAagggagcagggaactgagccAAGGGAGAAAGAGGGTAATTGTCAGGGAAGTCACAAGGAAACCACAGCCCAGCAGAGCATCCCCACAAGTGAGAGAGACCACACACGCCCTGAGTGGGGAGAAAACGTCGGTAACCCTTCGGCTGTTCTTCGACACGAGAGAATCTGCGACAGAGAGCCATCCCACCAATGcggtgagtgcgggaaaaccttccaTCGGAACGCGCACCTGATTCGCCATCAGAGAGTGCACACGGGAAACCGACCCTTTAAATGCTTggaatgtgggaaaagcttcagcgtGAGCTCCAACCTGATCACCCACCAGACCATTCACACGGGCAATCGGCCCTTTTCGTGCTCCgagtgtgggaagagcttcaaCAGACGCTCAAACCTTATTACGCACTGGAGAATTCACATGGGAAAGAAGCCCTTTACATGCTCagaatgtgggaaaagcttcacggACAGCTCCAACCTTATCAGGCACCAGAGAACCCACACGggggagagaccctatgaatgctgcgagtgcgggaaaagcttcactgacAGCTCCGATCTTATCCGGCACCAGCGAACCCACACAGGGGAGCGACCCTATGAATGCtgcgagtgcgggaaaagcttcagtcggagcTCCACCCTTATTCggcatcagaggatccacacgggagagacgCCCTATAAGTGCTGCgaatgcgggaaaagcttcagcgTGAGCTCAAACCTTATTACACATTGGCGAATTCACACGGGGCATCGGCCCTTTACCTGTTCCGACTGCGGGAAAAGTTTCACTGACAGTTCCAACCTTACTCAGCATCAGAGAATACACATGGGAGAGAACCCCTATAGATGCgccgagtgcgggaaaagcttcactcagagctCGGCCCTTATTGcgcatcagaggatccacacgggAGAGCGCCCCTACGAATGCtgcgagtgcgggaaaaccttcagtGTTAGCTCAGCCCTTGTTGCGCATCAGAGACTCCACACGggggagagaccctataaatgctcggagtgcgggaaaagcttcagtgtgAGCTCAACCCTCATcatacatcagagaatccacacaggggaaagGCCCTATCGATGCtcggagtgtgggaaaagctttaatCAGAGCTCACACCTGGTTAGACACCAGAGTCTCCACAGGGGAGATAAGCACCATAAAAACCTTGTCTAA
- the LOC128823036 gene encoding zinc finger protein OZF-like isoform X2 — MLRDCDQSGQFQPLFQPEACTENIIRATLLCTPLVRSELQDNPSDGMVSENEEQNPQQEDAEHVEAYGALSQRSEGNVSMSCGQGKGCETQHRPEREQGTEPREKEGNCQGSHKETTAQQSIPTSERDHTRPEWGENVGNPSAVLRHERICDREPSHQCGECGKTFHRNAHLIRHQRVHTGNRPFKCLECGKSFSVSSNLITHQTIHTGNRPFSCSECGKSFNRRSNLITHWRIHMGKKPFTCSECGKSFTDSSNLIRHQRTHTGERPYECCECGKSFTDSSDLIRHQRTHTGERPYECCECGKSFSRSSTLIRHQRIHTGETPYKCCECGKSFSVSSNLITHWRIHTGHRPFTCSDCGKSFTDSSNLTQHQRIHMGENPYRCAECGKSFTQSSALIAHQRIHTGERPYECCECGKTFSVSSALVAHQRLHTGERPYKCSECGKSFSVSSTLIIHQRIHTGERPYRCSECGKSFNQSSHLVRHQSLHRGDKHHKNLV, encoded by the exons ATGCTAAGGGACTGCGATCAGTCAGGACAATTTCAACCGTTGTTTCAGCCTGAGGCCTGCACAGAAAATATTATCCGAGCAACCCTGCTCTGCACTCCCCTGGTGCGCAGTGAATTGCAAGACAATCCGA gtgatgggatggtgagtgagaatgaggagcAGAACCCTCAGCAGGAAGACGCTGAGCACGTGGAAGCATATGGGGCGTTATCGCAAAGATCTGAAGGGAATGTGTCCATGAGTTGTGGGCAGGGAAAAGGTTGTGAGACTCAGCACAGGCCAGAAagggagcagggaactgagccAAGGGAGAAAGAGGGTAATTGTCAGGGAAGTCACAAGGAAACCACAGCCCAGCAGAGCATCCCCACAAGTGAGAGAGACCACACACGCCCTGAGTGGGGAGAAAACGTCGGTAACCCTTCGGCTGTTCTTCGACACGAGAGAATCTGCGACAGAGAGCCATCCCACCAATGcggtgagtgcgggaaaaccttccaTCGGAACGCGCACCTGATTCGCCATCAGAGAGTGCACACGGGAAACCGACCCTTTAAATGCTTggaatgtgggaaaagcttcagcgtGAGCTCCAACCTGATCACCCACCAGACCATTCACACGGGCAATCGGCCCTTTTCGTGCTCCgagtgtgggaagagcttcaaCAGACGCTCAAACCTTATTACGCACTGGAGAATTCACATGGGAAAGAAGCCCTTTACATGCTCagaatgtgggaaaagcttcacggACAGCTCCAACCTTATCAGGCACCAGAGAACCCACACGggggagagaccctatgaatgctgcgagtgcgggaaaagcttcactgacAGCTCCGATCTTATCCGGCACCAGCGAACCCACACAGGGGAGCGACCCTATGAATGCtgcgagtgcgggaaaagcttcagtcggagcTCCACCCTTATTCggcatcagaggatccacacgggagagacgCCCTATAAGTGCTGCgaatgcgggaaaagcttcagcgTGAGCTCAAACCTTATTACACATTGGCGAATTCACACGGGGCATCGGCCCTTTACCTGTTCCGACTGCGGGAAAAGTTTCACTGACAGTTCCAACCTTACTCAGCATCAGAGAATACACATGGGAGAGAACCCCTATAGATGCgccgagtgcgggaaaagcttcactcagagctCGGCCCTTATTGcgcatcagaggatccacacgggAGAGCGCCCCTACGAATGCtgcgagtgcgggaaaaccttcagtGTTAGCTCAGCCCTTGTTGCGCATCAGAGACTCCACACGggggagagaccctataaatgctcggagtgcgggaaaagcttcagtgtgAGCTCAACCCTCATcatacatcagagaatccacacaggggaaagGCCCTATCGATGCtcggagtgtgggaaaagctttaatCAGAGCTCACACCTGGTTAGACACCAGAGTCTCCACAGGGGAGATAAGCACCATAAAAACCTTGTCTAA